The Acidobacteriota bacterium genome has a window encoding:
- a CDS encoding DUF4333 domain-containing protein, with amino-acid sequence MCNRLSPVPSSDLEFCRVRRSPRGLALLVLCLGWAGCGTTIDMSAVGKSVSEGIQSQLGLAITSVACPPEARPAKTGDVFECVATPAEGGRLVVTVTQKDDQGNVNWEVTKTEGLLDLQLVEASVREGLKQQAGVETTVSCGQRWKGARPGEVFECRATAPDGQEATVAVTTTDAEGNITWAVR; translated from the coding sequence ATGTGCAACCGGTTGTCGCCCGTCCCGTCTTCCGACCTCGAGTTCTGCCGCGTCCGCCGCTCGCCGCGAGGGCTGGCCCTGCTCGTCCTCTGCCTCGGGTGGGCCGGCTGCGGCACCACGATCGACATGAGCGCGGTGGGGAAGTCGGTGTCGGAGGGAATCCAGAGTCAGCTCGGCCTGGCCATCACCTCGGTGGCCTGCCCCCCGGAAGCGCGGCCGGCGAAAACCGGCGACGTCTTCGAGTGCGTCGCGACGCCGGCCGAAGGCGGCCGCCTGGTCGTGACGGTCACGCAGAAGGACGACCAGGGCAACGTCAACTGGGAGGTCACGAAGACCGAGGGGCTGCTCGATCTGCAGCTCGTCGAGGCGTCGGTGCGTGAAGGGCTGAAGCAGCAGGCCGGGGTCGAGACCACCGTGTCGTGCGGCCAGCGATGGAAGGGGGCGCGGCCGGGGGAGGTCTTCGAGTGCCGGGCCACCGCGCCCGACGGCCAGGAGGCCACCGTCGCGGTGACGACCACCGACGCCGAGGGCAACATCACCTGGGCGGTGCGCTGA